A region of Sphingobium amiense DNA encodes the following proteins:
- a CDS encoding TrbI/VirB10 family protein, which yields MAWNDFLKRNREPLDGSDTEGVSPISADLSANESIRKKQRMLLAGVAGVGLVASSFWIFGGDEKATGTNDDGTAKVEVSTKDMVNKNLNQQEWMALSENQMQSVENQLKSVNGQQQRLDQLSQQVELLKGENQAMRADGSRVLSAYQQENEALRRQVASARTTPAPAPATGPGAMYGPNGTQAYQRPDGPNASANGRPMPMGGAAEVKLVSFQTADAGNATRVAKGTTTFSDSINYLPPNSFASAKVIVGVDASAGVNSQTDPLPVVLRVTGPARSVYQNGRLLTTKIEGCLVNGAARGELSSEKVYVKLQKMTCPQPGGRYAVSEVKGFIAFGGKTGVRGRVVSREGSLAMQAFLAGLVSGGGNALNTAFNQPLASISTDGEGGVNRTPNFGSVGLRALGGGAAESGKDVSKYLIERAEQYQPVIEMPTGIDVEIVFLEGVYVRN from the coding sequence ATGGCCTGGAATGACTTCCTAAAACGCAATCGTGAGCCGTTGGATGGCAGCGATACTGAGGGCGTCTCGCCCATCTCGGCCGACCTGTCCGCGAACGAAAGCATCCGAAAAAAGCAGCGCATGCTGCTCGCCGGGGTCGCCGGCGTCGGCCTGGTGGCATCGTCCTTCTGGATCTTCGGCGGCGACGAGAAGGCGACCGGTACGAACGACGACGGGACCGCGAAGGTCGAGGTGTCGACCAAGGACATGGTCAACAAGAATCTCAACCAGCAGGAGTGGATGGCGCTCTCCGAAAACCAGATGCAATCGGTCGAGAATCAACTGAAATCGGTCAACGGCCAGCAGCAACGCCTGGACCAGCTTTCGCAGCAGGTCGAACTGCTCAAGGGGGAAAATCAGGCGATGCGGGCGGACGGCTCGCGCGTCCTCTCGGCTTATCAGCAAGAGAATGAGGCGCTGCGCCGACAGGTGGCTTCCGCCCGAACTACGCCGGCGCCAGCGCCCGCGACCGGGCCGGGCGCGATGTACGGGCCCAACGGGACCCAGGCCTATCAGCGTCCGGATGGGCCGAACGCGTCTGCCAATGGTCGCCCGATGCCGATGGGAGGCGCCGCCGAGGTCAAGCTGGTCAGTTTCCAGACCGCAGATGCCGGCAATGCCACGCGCGTCGCTAAGGGAACGACCACCTTCAGCGACAGCATCAACTATCTGCCGCCCAACAGCTTCGCCAGTGCCAAGGTCATAGTCGGCGTTGACGCGAGCGCCGGCGTCAACAGCCAGACCGACCCCTTGCCGGTCGTGCTTCGCGTCACTGGCCCGGCCCGTTCCGTCTATCAGAACGGGCGCCTCCTAACGACCAAGATCGAAGGCTGCCTCGTGAACGGTGCCGCCCGCGGCGAGCTCTCGAGCGAGAAGGTCTACGTCAAACTGCAAAAGATGACGTGCCCGCAGCCTGGCGGGCGCTACGCCGTCTCCGAGGTCAAGGGGTTCATCGCCTTTGGCGGCAAGACAGGGGTGCGCGGCCGAGTGGTCAGCCGGGAAGGCTCGCTTGCCATGCAGGCGTTTCTGGCCGGTCTGGTCAGTGGTGGCGGCAACGCTCTCAACACCGCTTTCAATCAGCCGCTCGCCAGCATCAGCACCGACGGGGAGGGGGGCGTCAACCGCACGCCCAACTTCGGCAGCGTCGGCCTGCGCGCGCTCGGCGGCGGTGCCGCGGAATCGGGCAAGGACGTCTCGAAATATCTGATCGAGCGGGCCGAGCAATATCAGCCCGTGATCGAGATGCCGACCGGCATCGATGTCGAAATCGTTTTCCTGGAGGGTGTCTATGTCCGCAATTGA
- a CDS encoding type-F conjugative transfer system secretin TraK: MSVYIIGSAATGAVFLSRYYCIVSRMIGVALVAVSFFLITSPAWADQTVMAADGSQVDCAASAKDLTRISLVEDEFASVSKISTGNPQDDFSVVNEPVRGDIYLSVPEGFARPALSFFATSKRGYVYKIVCRIAGEQAVQLFISNPAIAKANVEENGAPQAVVATSPQEAAVVLIQAMYSNSVADGYEMRQRTLRPVYVGNLKVQMIAEYRGSELTGRVLRIENRGGEAVTLTESTVAPSSALAVSIAEPKLEPGKVTTAYLVSQTGRQ, from the coding sequence ATGTCGGTCTACATCATCGGCAGCGCCGCGACCGGCGCGGTCTTCCTGTCGCGCTATTATTGCATCGTGAGCCGGATGATCGGCGTTGCCCTAGTCGCCGTGAGCTTCTTCCTCATCACCTCCCCGGCTTGGGCGGACCAGACGGTGATGGCAGCCGACGGCAGCCAGGTTGATTGCGCAGCGTCGGCAAAGGATCTCACCAGGATCAGCTTGGTCGAGGACGAGTTTGCGTCGGTCTCGAAGATCTCGACCGGCAATCCGCAGGATGACTTTTCCGTCGTCAACGAACCGGTGCGGGGAGACATCTACCTCTCGGTGCCGGAGGGCTTCGCGCGCCCGGCGCTTTCGTTCTTTGCGACCAGCAAGCGCGGCTACGTCTACAAGATCGTGTGCCGGATCGCCGGCGAGCAGGCCGTGCAGCTCTTCATCTCCAATCCGGCGATCGCGAAGGCCAACGTGGAGGAGAATGGGGCGCCCCAGGCGGTGGTTGCAACCAGCCCGCAGGAAGCGGCGGTCGTCCTCATCCAGGCGATGTATTCAAACAGCGTCGCCGATGGCTACGAGATGCGCCAGCGCACTCTGCGGCCGGTCTATGTCGGCAATCTCAAGGTCCAGATGATCGCTGAATATCGGGGGTCGGAACTGACCGGCCGCGTGCTGCGCATAGAGAATCGCGGCGGGGAAGCCGTCACGCTGACGGAGAGCACGGTCGCGCCGAGCAGTGCGCTCGCCGTGTCGATCGCCGAGCCGAAGCTGGAACCTGGGAAGGTCACCACGGCCTACCTCGTCTCACAAACCGGGAGGCAGTGA
- a CDS encoding type IV conjugative transfer system protein TraE produces MEISYTHAQSQRVLKQRNLLVIVAGVLGSLCAILGLVTVTRDREIVLQPILASPLVVNSSGVSRQYLELVTRDTAVLTLDRSPANLEYWMKSVLDITAPSAQGKIRADLMKIVNEQRGSSIAQFFTIQTMELDTKNLRSTVTGDLHTIVGNKVVSSERRSFRFDWQYSGLSLKLVGFGMVTTGKEKDQ; encoded by the coding sequence ATGGAAATCTCCTACACCCACGCTCAAAGCCAGCGGGTCCTGAAGCAGCGCAACCTGCTTGTGATCGTCGCCGGCGTCCTTGGCAGCCTGTGCGCCATCCTCGGTCTTGTGACAGTCACGCGCGACAGGGAGATTGTCCTTCAACCGATCCTGGCATCGCCGTTGGTCGTGAACTCTTCAGGTGTCTCGCGGCAGTATCTCGAGCTGGTCACCCGCGACACCGCGGTGCTGACGCTCGATCGCAGCCCGGCGAATCTCGAATACTGGATGAAGTCGGTACTCGATATCACCGCGCCCAGCGCGCAAGGAAAGATCCGCGCCGACCTGATGAAGATCGTCAACGAGCAGCGCGGCTCGTCGATCGCCCAGTTCTTCACCATCCAGACTATGGAGCTGGATACGAAGAATCTGCGGTCGACCGTCACCGGCGACCTGCACACGATCGTCGGCAACAAGGTCGTCTCCAGCGAGCGCCGCTCCTTCCGCTTCGATTGGCAATATTCCGGACTGTCCCTGAAGCTCGTGGGCTTCGGAATGGTGACGACCGGCAAGGAAAAGGATCAGTGA
- the traL gene encoding type IV conjugative transfer system protein TraL, whose amino-acid sequence MAADKYVVPSHLDDPELIGLWTLDEFLAMVLPFVWGILSQHILIGMLLAGAGWWGLKKAKAGRAISWLLHMAYWHLPAGFTGMKATPPSYLRLMAG is encoded by the coding sequence ATGGCCGCGGACAAGTACGTCGTTCCGTCTCATCTGGATGATCCCGAGCTAATCGGGCTGTGGACGCTGGATGAGTTCCTAGCGATGGTTTTGCCATTCGTCTGGGGTATCCTGTCTCAGCATATTCTCATTGGCATGTTGCTTGCGGGCGCAGGCTGGTGGGGACTGAAGAAGGCTAAGGCAGGACGGGCGATCTCCTGGCTGCTTCACATGGCCTACTGGCATCTTCCGGCCGGCTTCACCGGCATGAAGGCCACACCGCCCTCCTATCTCCGGCTGATGGCGGGCTGA
- a CDS encoding TrbC/VirB2 family protein — translation MQSVIKYSGRAELAIFALVALAFALLLFAGPALAGADTTFDTALTKFTDFLEGSGGKIITVLSLAGGIVALASGRFSMGQIAIPVGVGVGAGTGIPIVTSTVTATI, via the coding sequence ATGCAGTCTGTCATAAAGTACAGCGGTCGTGCGGAGCTGGCGATCTTCGCTTTGGTCGCACTCGCGTTCGCGCTCCTGCTCTTTGCCGGCCCGGCCCTCGCCGGTGCCGACACGACGTTCGATACGGCGCTCACGAAGTTCACCGACTTCCTCGAAGGGTCGGGCGGCAAGATCATCACCGTCCTGTCGCTCGCGGGCGGCATCGTCGCGTTGGCCTCAGGCCGCTTCTCGATGGGCCAGATCGCCATTCCTGTCGGCGTCGGTGTGGGTGCCGGGACCGGCATTCCGATCGTCACCTCCACCGTCACGGCAACAATCTGA
- a CDS encoding lytic transglycosylase domain-containing protein: MMSSIACEYGIPVGLFDAMIIRESGYKAGIYSPKNAFGLTQLMPGTAADLGVNRYDVEQNLRGGARYLRQQLDRFGQVHLALAAYNAGPSRVRDGMLPRIAETQAYVDNVLLNWRRLAALPPRATVQVMSELAAVRQQHRARRVTVFSY, from the coding sequence ATGATGAGCAGCATCGCTTGTGAGTACGGCATTCCGGTCGGCCTCTTCGATGCGATGATCATCCGGGAGAGCGGTTACAAGGCAGGGATCTATTCGCCAAAGAACGCTTTCGGATTGACGCAGCTCATGCCCGGCACGGCCGCCGACCTTGGAGTCAATCGCTACGACGTCGAGCAGAATCTGCGAGGCGGGGCGCGATACCTCCGGCAGCAGCTCGATCGCTTCGGACAGGTCCACCTGGCTCTTGCAGCCTATAATGCCGGACCGAGCCGCGTGAGGGACGGGATGCTGCCGCGGATCGCCGAGACCCAGGCCTATGTCGATAACGTGCTTCTAAATTGGCGACGTTTGGCGGCGCTGCCGCCGCGGGCGACGGTCCAGGTCATGTCGGAGCTCGCTGCCGTGCGGCAGCAGCACAGAGCCCGAAGGGTAACAGTTTTTTCGTACTAG
- the tnpC gene encoding IS66 family transposase encodes MDAAVSPLPDDIEALKALVRLSAQRADEAEQRATSAEAELANARARESATEALISHYKLQIAKLRREQYGPSAERTRRLLAQMEFELEDLEADAAEDNLAAETAATKATNVTAFERKRPVKKPFPDHLPRDRVVVPAPCSCPACGGMRLSKLGEDVTETLEVIPRAWKVIQTVREKFSCRDCEKITQPPAPFHVVPRGWAGPSFLAMLLFEKYGQHQPLNRQAERFAREGVPLSVSTLADQVGAASFALMPIFRLIEAHVFAAERVHGDDTTVPVMAKGKTDTGRLWDYVRDDRPFGGADPPAVVFYYSRDRRGEHPQAHLASWSGILQADAYAGYFELYAPNRQPGLILEAGCFAHARRKFFELADVEGAARKKSRGERTGPIYPIALKAVQKLDALFDVERGINGKTPAERLAARQELSAPLIAELHDWLNAQLAKLSRNHDLAKAINYMLRRWDSFTRFLVDGRVCLTNNAAERALRCVPLGRKAWLFCGSDRGGQRAAIMFSLIQSCRLNDLDPQAWLADVLARIAGHPANRLGDLLPWNWKPTALKLEP; translated from the coding sequence GTGGACGCCGCCGTTTCGCCCCTGCCTGACGATATCGAAGCGCTCAAGGCGTTGGTACGGCTCAGTGCGCAGCGCGCCGATGAAGCCGAACAGCGGGCCACGAGCGCTGAAGCAGAACTGGCCAATGCCCGTGCCCGGGAGAGCGCCACCGAGGCGTTGATCTCGCACTACAAGTTGCAGATCGCCAAGCTCAGGCGCGAGCAGTACGGCCCCAGCGCCGAACGCACCCGCCGGCTTCTTGCGCAGATGGAGTTTGAGCTCGAAGATTTGGAGGCCGACGCCGCCGAAGATAATCTGGCCGCCGAGACCGCCGCGACAAAGGCGACGAACGTCACCGCCTTTGAGCGCAAGAGGCCAGTTAAAAAACCGTTCCCCGACCATTTGCCCCGCGACCGCGTCGTCGTTCCGGCGCCCTGTTCCTGTCCGGCCTGTGGCGGCATGCGCCTGTCGAAGCTGGGCGAGGATGTAACCGAGACGCTGGAGGTAATCCCGCGTGCCTGGAAGGTCATCCAGACCGTACGCGAGAAGTTCTCCTGCCGTGACTGCGAGAAGATCACGCAGCCGCCCGCGCCATTCCATGTCGTGCCGCGTGGCTGGGCAGGGCCAAGCTTCCTCGCCATGCTGCTGTTCGAGAAGTATGGGCAGCACCAGCCGCTCAACCGCCAGGCGGAGCGCTTCGCTCGCGAAGGCGTGCCGCTGAGCGTCTCCACGCTTGCCGATCAGGTTGGTGCGGCGTCCTTCGCCTTGATGCCCATCTTTCGGCTGATCGAGGCCCATGTCTTTGCCGCCGAGCGCGTGCATGGCGACGATACCACCGTGCCGGTCATGGCCAAGGGCAAGACCGATACCGGTAGATTATGGGATTATGTCCGGGATGACCGCCCGTTCGGCGGCGCCGATCCGCCGGCGGTGGTTTTCTATTATTCGCGCGACCGGCGCGGGGAACATCCCCAGGCGCACCTCGCGTCCTGGTCCGGGATTCTGCAGGCTGATGCCTATGCGGGCTATTTTGAGCTGTACGCTCCCAACCGCCAGCCTGGTCTCATCCTGGAGGCAGGATGCTTTGCTCACGCGCGCAGGAAGTTCTTCGAACTTGCTGACGTCGAGGGCGCTGCGCGCAAGAAGAGCCGCGGCGAGCGGACTGGCCCGATCTATCCGATTGCGCTGAAGGCGGTGCAGAAGCTGGACGCCCTGTTCGACGTTGAGCGCGGTATCAACGGCAAGACACCAGCGGAGCGGCTTGCCGCCCGTCAGGAGTTGAGCGCGCCACTGATCGCCGAACTGCACGACTGGTTGAACGCCCAACTCGCCAAGCTGTCGCGTAACCATGATCTCGCCAAGGCTATCAACTATATGCTCCGGCGCTGGGACTCCTTCACCCGCTTCCTCGTCGATGGCAGGGTATGCCTCACGAACAACGCAGCGGAACGGGCGCTACGCTGTGTGCCACTCGGGCGGAAAGCATGGCTATTTTGCGGCTCCGATCGCGGCGGTCAGCGCGCCGCCATCATGTTTTCACTCATTCAAAGCTGTCGCCTCAACGACCTCGATCCCCAGGCTTGGCTCGCCGACGTCCTTGCCCGCATCGCCGGTCATCCGGCTAATCGGCTTGGCGATCTGCTCCCATGGAATTGGAAACCAACAGCGTTGAAGCTGGAGCCGTGA
- the tnpB gene encoding IS66 family insertion sequence element accessory protein TnpB (TnpB, as the term is used for proteins encoded by IS66 family insertion elements, is considered an accessory protein, since TnpC, encoded by a neighboring gene, is a DDE family transposase.), whose amino-acid sequence MRRGMQSLAAMVQQSFSRDPFAGDLWVFRGRSGALVKIIWHDGLGMSLYSKRLERGKFIWPAAKDGVVSLTSSQLACLLDGVDWRNPQYSWRPQSAG is encoded by the coding sequence ATGCGGCGCGGCATGCAGAGCTTGGCAGCAATGGTGCAGCAGAGCTTCTCGCGAGACCCATTTGCCGGCGATCTTTGGGTCTTTCGCGGGCGCAGCGGGGCGCTTGTGAAGATAATCTGGCACGACGGCCTGGGGATGTCGTTATATTCGAAGCGATTGGAACGAGGGAAGTTCATTTGGCCCGCCGCGAAGGACGGCGTGGTGTCGCTGACGAGCTCACAGCTGGCCTGTCTGCTCGACGGAGTGGACTGGCGGAACCCGCAATATAGCTGGCGCCCACAGAGCGCAGGATAG
- the tnpA gene encoding IS66-like element accessory protein TnpA, with protein MRQITVMTGPERRRRWSDEERLQILAEAFAPGASVLAVARRHDISTARIYTWRNKLRQPPALTEFAQAVVDDGEQQNAHQAAMPVIIVDLGGKGRVSISASAPAALVSAALKALR; from the coding sequence ATGCGGCAGATCACGGTGATGACTGGGCCGGAACGGCGGCGGCGCTGGAGCGACGAGGAACGGCTCCAGATTTTGGCAGAAGCCTTTGCGCCTGGGGCCAGCGTTTTGGCTGTGGCGCGTCGGCACGATATTTCCACGGCGCGCATTTACACGTGGCGCAACAAGCTGCGGCAGCCGCCCGCCCTGACGGAGTTCGCCCAGGCGGTGGTTGACGATGGCGAACAGCAGAATGCGCACCAGGCCGCAATGCCGGTAATCATCGTGGATCTGGGTGGCAAAGGGCGCGTGAGCATATCTGCGTCGGCACCAGCTGCCTTGGTGTCGGCAGCGCTCAAGGCCCTGCGATGA
- a CDS encoding winged helix-turn-helix transcriptional regulator: MCIESERQLFQAIDPAAADAIFHTLSARWVLHILVALSKDELRFTSIRRAIPKISANVLTVRLRELEGVSLVSRMMSPPPESYQLYGLGPLAHGLRPALQHLEQWRTKLSLLE, translated from the coding sequence ATGTGCATCGAGTCAGAAAGACAGCTTTTTCAAGCGATAGACCCTGCGGCGGCCGACGCGATATTCCATACATTGAGTGCCCGATGGGTGTTGCACATCCTGGTAGCCCTGAGCAAAGACGAGCTGCGATTTACATCCATTCGTCGAGCCATACCGAAAATCAGCGCTAATGTGCTCACGGTCCGCCTACGGGAATTGGAAGGCGTATCTCTGGTCTCGCGAATGATGTCGCCACCGCCTGAATCCTATCAACTCTATGGCTTGGGGCCATTGGCGCATGGTTTGAGACCTGCGCTCCAACATCTGGAGCAATGGAGGACTAAGCTCAGCTTACTCGAATGA
- a CDS encoding methyltransferase family protein: protein MTHTDYGYGLWGLALVNASVFILFAYSFFKPATGRDWRSFGAFSAFIVALFAEMYGFPLTIFLLSGWLQSHFPGLDWWSHDAGHLLEMMFGWRVNPHFGPFHLASFVLIGAGFWLISAGWAPLHAAQRVHKPATTGIYAKVRHPQYIGFILVMLGFLLQWPTLLTLAMFPVLVVMYIRLARHEEKAALAEFGQAYRAYMDRVPAFVPRLRGRSARFSDSNPARGEAAGKAMRPEEQAPPRRG from the coding sequence ATGACGCATACCGATTATGGCTATGGTCTTTGGGGGCTGGCGCTGGTCAACGCCTCCGTGTTCATCCTATTCGCGTACAGCTTCTTCAAACCCGCCACCGGGCGCGACTGGCGCAGCTTCGGCGCATTCAGCGCATTCATCGTTGCACTCTTCGCCGAAATGTATGGCTTCCCGCTCACCATCTTCTTGCTCTCGGGTTGGCTCCAGTCGCATTTCCCCGGCCTCGACTGGTGGAGCCACGATGCCGGCCATCTGCTCGAGATGATGTTCGGCTGGAGGGTCAACCCACATTTTGGCCCGTTCCATCTTGCCAGCTTCGTGCTGATCGGCGCGGGCTTCTGGCTGATCTCGGCCGGATGGGCGCCGCTTCACGCAGCCCAGCGCGTTCACAAGCCCGCAACGACGGGAATCTATGCCAAGGTTCGCCATCCGCAATATATCGGGTTCATCCTCGTGATGCTCGGATTTCTGCTGCAATGGCCGACGTTACTGACGCTCGCCATGTTTCCGGTGTTGGTGGTGATGTATATTCGCCTTGCCCGGCATGAGGAGAAGGCGGCGCTCGCGGAATTTGGCCAGGCATATCGTGCGTATATGGACCGCGTACCCGCCTTTGTTCCGCGGCTACGTGGTCGGTCGGCTCGTTTCTCCGACTCCAACCCCGCTCGGGGGGAGGCGGCAGGTAAGGCGATGAGGCCCGAAGAGCAAGCTCCGCCGCGCCGAGGCTGA
- a CDS encoding DUF2933 domain-containing protein, with translation MDGHDHRMRKRGKIVLIGFLLVAGFFLITEHTAHFLGVLPYLILLACPLMHLFMHHGHGGHQHGHDQMPGAVPTGLPANSNERVEGGPR, from the coding sequence ATGGACGGGCATGACCATCGCATGCGCAAGCGTGGAAAGATCGTTTTGATCGGCTTCCTGCTAGTCGCGGGCTTTTTCCTCATCACCGAGCACACCGCACATTTCCTGGGTGTGTTGCCCTATCTGATCCTGCTCGCCTGTCCGCTCATGCACCTGTTCATGCATCACGGTCATGGCGGCCATCAGCATGGCCATGACCAGATGCCGGGTGCTGTCCCGACCGGACTGCCTGCGAATTCGAACGAGCGCGTGGAAGGGGGGCCGCGATGA
- a CDS encoding MBL fold metallo-hydrolase RNA specificity domain-containing protein, protein MHKKRKKHHSRGHVGVNLLEREARIDLATRPADGLGVAFLGASETVTGSRYLVDDGDTQVVVDSGLFQGPRDLRRLNWAPIAPEVADVGLLLLTHAHLDHSGALPRMARLDWDGTVLSTRATEALCELLLPDSGHLQEKDAEFANRHGFSRHQPALPLYTQADARLALQLFRTVEFGAWHPIADGIRARYHRAGHILGAASIEIDWKGRTILFSGDVGRYGDAVMKDPEPPARADYVLVESTYGDRRHEQVDPTKTLGDHVERCVKRGGTVVIPAFAVGRVQSLLYHFSRLRAEGRLRDIPIFLDSPLAINASGLMCDFMDEHRLTRAECEAACGVAHYVREVEESKELTANPAPKVIISASGMATGGRVLHHLKRFAPDGKNLILFSGFQAAGTRGAAMIGGARTIKIHGEYIPVEAEVANLTMLSAHADSDELMRWLGSLHEAPRHVYVTHGEPTGAQVLAKRVSEELGWACSVPALGSWGMLA, encoded by the coding sequence ATGCACAAGAAAAGGAAAAAGCATCATTCCCGCGGCCATGTCGGGGTGAACCTGCTCGAACGGGAAGCAAGGATCGACCTCGCCACGCGACCTGCCGACGGCCTTGGCGTCGCGTTCCTCGGCGCATCGGAAACGGTGACAGGGTCGCGCTATCTGGTGGACGACGGCGATACGCAGGTCGTGGTCGATTCAGGCCTGTTCCAGGGTCCGAGGGATTTGCGCCGCCTCAATTGGGCGCCGATCGCGCCCGAGGTTGCCGATGTCGGCCTGTTGCTGCTGACGCACGCGCATCTTGATCATTCCGGCGCGCTGCCACGCATGGCGCGCCTTGACTGGGACGGGACCGTCCTCAGCACCCGGGCGACCGAAGCTTTGTGCGAGCTTCTGCTCCCCGACAGCGGGCACCTCCAGGAAAAGGATGCGGAGTTCGCCAATCGCCACGGCTTTTCCAGGCACCAGCCCGCGCTGCCGCTCTACACGCAGGCTGACGCCCGCCTTGCGCTGCAGCTGTTCCGCACGGTCGAGTTCGGGGCGTGGCACCCGATCGCGGACGGCATCAGGGCGCGCTATCATCGCGCCGGCCACATCCTCGGCGCCGCCTCGATCGAGATCGATTGGAAGGGCCGCACGATCCTCTTCTCAGGTGATGTCGGGCGCTATGGCGACGCAGTCATGAAGGATCCCGAGCCACCTGCCCGTGCCGATTATGTCCTCGTGGAATCCACCTATGGCGATCGCCGCCACGAACAGGTCGATCCGACCAAGACCCTGGGGGACCATGTCGAACGGTGCGTCAAGCGTGGCGGGACCGTGGTGATCCCCGCCTTCGCCGTGGGCCGCGTCCAGTCCCTGCTCTACCATTTTTCCCGGCTGCGCGCCGAAGGCCGTCTGCGCGACATCCCGATCTTCCTCGACAGCCCGCTGGCGATCAACGCGAGCGGGCTGATGTGCGATTTCATGGACGAGCATCGCCTGACACGCGCCGAGTGTGAAGCGGCGTGCGGGGTCGCGCACTATGTGCGCGAAGTGGAAGAATCCAAAGAACTCACCGCCAACCCCGCCCCTAAGGTCATCATCTCGGCCAGTGGAATGGCGACGGGCGGCCGCGTGCTCCACCATCTCAAGCGCTTCGCGCCGGATGGGAAGAACCTCATCCTCTTCTCGGGCTTCCAGGCGGCGGGCACCCGCGGCGCCGCCATGATCGGAGGCGCCCGGACGATCAAGATCCACGGTGAGTATATCCCGGTCGAAGCCGAGGTCGCCAACCTGACGATGCTCTCGGCCCATGCCGACAGTGACGAGCTGATGCGCTGGCTCGGGTCTCTGCACGAGGCCCCACGCCATGTCTATGTCACCCATGGCGAGCCGACCGGCGCCCAGGTTCTGGCAAAGCGCGTCTCGGAGGAGCTGGGCTGGGCATGCAGCGTACCGGCGCTGGGTAGCTGGGGCATGCTCGCATGA